One Jeotgalicoccus saudimassiliensis DNA window includes the following coding sequences:
- a CDS encoding NCS1 family transporter: MSEEQNNLAEEGLDAAAQTDSLKPAGPEDRTLGAAGYMSLWVGDGVNMGNMTLGASVVVAGMAILNIWQTIAAALIAIAIVSILFALNDRAGYKYGIPYVAHLKASFGEKGTLISSLLRAVPAVIWYGIQSWIGGTALNEVFKIVSGGALDNVVLGFIILLVIQILLSMKGFKSIKAVESVASVVLMGIVITVFVILLKDHSAAVADTWINTEGTWGVPFFAYIMVFLGNYAAIFLSAADYSRELKTGYSDAKRGLLYFLPIIVAYGSVIVVGAMLASATGYTNPALGLPALFDNVYMQLFISVFIVFGAIAVNMVANIVTPTYVIQLFTKLNYKIAVTITGLLAMGSFPWLLVQDNNAKGLDTFVQVYSAFLGPLIAILIVEYYVMRKQHIDIKELYKKGGDFDGVNYAALLTLGIGAAAAFMFVDLAWIIGFVVAGIVYPIISKTMFKGSKFKKGTIFESEAK; the protein is encoded by the coding sequence ATGTCAGAAGAACAGAACAATCTTGCCGAAGAGGGTTTGGATGCAGCAGCTCAGACGGATTCTCTTAAACCGGCAGGTCCCGAGGACAGAACTCTCGGAGCAGCAGGTTATATGTCACTGTGGGTTGGTGACGGTGTAAACATGGGTAACATGACACTCGGTGCGAGTGTTGTTGTTGCAGGGATGGCTATCCTGAACATTTGGCAGACGATTGCAGCAGCCTTAATCGCAATTGCTATCGTATCTATCCTGTTCGCGTTAAACGACAGAGCGGGGTATAAATACGGTATTCCTTACGTAGCACACTTAAAAGCATCATTCGGTGAGAAAGGTACACTGATTTCTTCACTGCTCCGTGCAGTACCGGCAGTGATCTGGTACGGTATTCAGAGCTGGATCGGCGGTACCGCGCTAAACGAAGTATTCAAAATCGTTTCAGGCGGCGCACTTGATAATGTAGTACTCGGTTTCATCATACTCCTAGTTATTCAAATCCTTCTTTCGATGAAAGGATTCAAGAGTATTAAAGCGGTTGAATCAGTGGCATCAGTTGTCCTGATGGGTATCGTAATTACAGTATTTGTTATCTTATTGAAAGATCACAGCGCAGCGGTTGCTGATACATGGATTAACACTGAAGGTACGTGGGGCGTTCCATTCTTCGCCTACATCATGGTATTCCTTGGTAACTACGCAGCAATCTTCCTGAGTGCAGCAGACTATTCACGTGAACTTAAAACAGGATACAGCGATGCGAAACGCGGACTGCTTTACTTCCTGCCGATCATCGTTGCATACGGTTCGGTTATTGTTGTAGGTGCAATGCTTGCGAGTGCAACAGGTTATACAAACCCGGCACTTGGATTACCGGCATTGTTCGATAATGTGTACATGCAGTTATTCATCTCTGTGTTCATCGTATTCGGTGCAATCGCAGTAAACATGGTGGCAAACATTGTTACGCCGACTTACGTTATTCAGCTGTTCACTAAACTGAACTACAAAATTGCAGTAACGATTACAGGACTTCTTGCGATGGGTTCATTCCCGTGGTTATTAGTTCAGGACAACAATGCCAAAGGGCTTGATACTTTCGTACAGGTTTACTCGGCATTCCTTGGACCGTTAATTGCAATTCTTATCGTTGAGTATTACGTAATGAGAAAACAGCATATCGATATTAAAGAGTTATACAAAAAAGGCGGCGACTTTGACGGCGTAAACTACGCGGCGTTGCTGACGCTTGGAATTGGTGCGGCAGCGGCATTCATGTTCGTTGACCTTGCATGGATCATCGGTTTTGTCGTAGCGGGTATTGTTTATCCGATTATCAGTAAGACGATGTTCAAAGGTTCCAAATTCAAAAAAGGCACAATTTTTGAGAGCGAAGCTAAATAA
- a CDS encoding RidA family protein gives MSRKAFNTKTVSSSGPYSHVTDAGDYLYFSGQTAKNRLDVTEDLTGDIAKQTEVAFNNLFDVMADMGVTEEQVVKVNVYLTTMKNFEAMNEVYKEKFSAPYPSRTCVAVLELPLGADVEIEMIVKK, from the coding sequence ATGAGCAGAAAAGCATTCAACACAAAAACAGTCAGCAGTTCGGGACCGTACTCGCACGTTACAGATGCAGGCGACTACCTGTATTTCTCGGGTCAGACGGCGAAAAACAGACTGGATGTTACTGAAGATTTAACAGGAGACATAGCAAAGCAGACGGAAGTGGCTTTCAATAATCTGTTTGATGTAATGGCAGATATGGGTGTTACTGAAGAACAGGTCGTTAAAGTAAATGTCTACTTAACGACGATGAAAAACTTCGAGGCGATGAACGAAGTGTACAAGGAAAAATTCAGCGCACCGTATCCGTCACGCACATGTGTCGCAGTACTCGAACTGCCTCTCGGTGCAGACGTTGAAATTGAAATGATCGTTAAAAAATAA
- a CDS encoding MsnO8 family LLM class oxidoreductase: protein MKLSILDQAPVSVNMSAGEALKNSVKLAELGDELGYTRFWLAEHHGMTGLSSSAPEVTLGAAGMVTDRIRLGSGATLLPYYKPYKVAEVFNTLAALYGDRVDIGIGRAPGGDNKASEALSDNYLQHVFKMPELVTELQAYINDEDKMPKPMPLPDIKPKLWMLGTSEKSAVFARDNNMNYCFGKFMSSSNPVDVLDTYRENRSPGEIIVTVNVFCHEDEKYARELAYSYAVNQALKSTGRGYNGVAGIEDTSAVELTEDERSETEKIMSNLITGTPESVGKTLTGISEAYQVDELMIVTITHDIEDKLNSYRLLAEHLLKDQ, encoded by the coding sequence ATGAAACTCAGTATTCTTGATCAGGCACCTGTTTCTGTAAACATGTCTGCCGGTGAAGCGCTGAAAAACAGTGTGAAGCTGGCTGAGCTTGGTGATGAATTGGGATATACAAGATTCTGGCTCGCAGAACATCACGGCATGACCGGTTTATCATCCAGTGCACCCGAGGTCACACTGGGAGCCGCCGGTATGGTGACAGACAGAATCCGTCTCGGCAGCGGGGCGACGTTACTGCCGTATTATAAACCTTATAAAGTGGCGGAAGTGTTTAATACGCTGGCAGCCCTTTACGGTGACCGTGTTGATATCGGTATCGGCCGTGCACCGGGCGGGGACAACAAAGCATCGGAAGCACTCAGTGACAACTATCTCCAGCACGTATTCAAAATGCCGGAGCTGGTGACAGAACTGCAGGCTTATATTAACGATGAAGATAAAATGCCGAAGCCCATGCCGCTGCCGGATATAAAACCGAAACTGTGGATGCTCGGAACGAGTGAGAAGAGTGCAGTATTTGCACGGGATAACAATATGAACTACTGCTTCGGCAAATTTATGAGCAGCAGCAATCCGGTGGATGTGCTGGATACATACAGAGAGAACCGCTCACCCGGAGAAATAATCGTCACTGTGAACGTGTTTTGTCATGAAGATGAAAAGTATGCCCGTGAACTGGCATACAGTTATGCAGTAAATCAGGCGCTGAAATCAACAGGCCGCGGTTATAACGGTGTGGCGGGTATTGAAGACACGTCAGCTGTCGAACTGACAGAAGATGAGCGCAGTGAAACCGAAAAGATTATGTCCAATCTGATTACGGGTACACCTGAATCAGTCGGGAAAACTCTGACCGGGATCAGTGAAGCGTACCAGGTGGATGAATTGATGATTGTGACGATAACACACGATATTGAAGACAAGCTGAACAGCTACCGTCTCCTTGCAGAACATCTGCTGAAAGATCAGTAA
- a CDS encoding MFS transporter encodes MFNNPSRKIIITVFMIGAFAVGMTEYVVTGLLTQFATDLDVAVSTTGLLLSVYALSVALFGPVIRLLTLKFTPKLLLLILVSIFIISNIIAATAPNFEVLLLSRLLSASMHAPFFGVMMSVAMAISPPHKKTSAIALVNGGLVIAVMLGVPFGSYIGSVLDWRVVFWMIVTLGILTLIGMILVTPNFRITDVPKISAELSALKDKNVIMLIVTIVFGFSGVFTAYTFLEPMLRDIANMGDLGVTFSMLMFGTFAVIGNFSSGSVQPGKLTGAVTLVIMFLAVVLFGLTFMLQVPYLAYIAAGLFGLGTFGISPMLNAKIIFAAVTAPALAGTLAASVFNLANAIGASLGSALLSADFSYTAITFVAGGMLIFGALCMVATHFIEDKNRFTSE; translated from the coding sequence ATGTTTAACAATCCTTCACGAAAAATAATTATTACAGTGTTTATGATCGGTGCTTTCGCAGTCGGTATGACGGAATACGTCGTTACCGGATTACTCACTCAGTTTGCTACGGACCTCGATGTTGCTGTATCGACGACGGGACTCCTGCTGAGCGTGTACGCGCTGAGTGTCGCGCTGTTTGGACCGGTCATCCGGCTGTTAACCTTGAAATTCACACCGAAACTGCTGTTACTCATTTTGGTTTCAATATTTATTATCAGTAATATCATTGCCGCAACTGCTCCTAATTTCGAAGTGCTGCTCTTATCGCGGCTGTTATCCGCATCGATGCACGCACCGTTCTTCGGTGTCATGATGAGTGTCGCAATGGCAATTTCACCGCCTCATAAAAAAACGAGCGCAATTGCACTAGTTAACGGCGGACTCGTTATCGCGGTCATGCTCGGTGTGCCGTTCGGCTCATACATCGGTTCTGTGCTCGATTGGCGCGTCGTCTTCTGGATGATCGTAACACTCGGTATTCTTACGCTTATCGGCATGATTCTCGTGACACCGAACTTCAGAATTACGGATGTTCCTAAAATTTCCGCCGAACTGTCCGCATTAAAAGATAAAAACGTCATTATGCTTATCGTGACGATCGTCTTCGGATTTTCCGGGGTGTTTACAGCCTATACATTCCTTGAGCCGATGCTTCGCGATATTGCAAATATGGGAGACCTCGGCGTGACATTCAGCATGCTGATGTTCGGGACATTTGCCGTTATCGGCAACTTCTCCTCCGGCAGCGTCCAGCCCGGTAAACTGACAGGCGCCGTGACACTTGTCATTATGTTTCTCGCCGTTGTACTGTTCGGCCTGACATTTATGCTGCAGGTGCCGTACCTTGCATATATAGCAGCCGGCCTGTTCGGACTCGGCACATTCGGTATTTCACCGATGCTGAACGCGAAAATTATCTTTGCCGCTGTGACCGCTCCGGCACTTGCCGGTACGCTCGCCGCTTCGGTATTTAATCTGGCGAATGCAATCGGTGCATCACTCGGATCCGCCCTCCTGTCCGCAGACTTCAGCTATACTGCAATCACTTTCGTTGCCGGCGGCATGCTCATATTCGGTGCTCTCTGCATGGTTGCAACACATTTTATAGAAGATAAAAACCGCTTCACATCAGAATAA
- a CDS encoding Cof-type HAD-IIB family hydrolase, with the protein MPNRKLIFFDIDGTLYNSDKQVPESAKNAVRQLKEDGHIVAIATGRGPFMYDTLREELGIETYISYNGQYIVFEGEVIYENPIANSTLEKLSAQAHSNDHPVAFCDEKDLRVSTKEHEHVKAGIGSLKLDFEVSEDKTYFEGNDIYQSLLFCSREEEAEYISSYEDVYFLRWHEFCIDVIPRGGSKAEGIKTLLDKMNIDIKDVYAFGDGPNDVEMLELIENSVAMGNGVPEAKAVSRYVTGHVDENGLYDGLKQAGLL; encoded by the coding sequence ATGCCGAATAGGAAGTTAATATTTTTTGATATCGATGGCACGCTGTACAACTCTGATAAACAGGTGCCGGAAAGTGCGAAGAACGCAGTCCGTCAGTTGAAAGAAGATGGCCATATTGTGGCTATCGCAACGGGCCGGGGACCGTTTATGTATGACACGCTGCGTGAAGAGCTGGGGATTGAAACGTACATCAGCTACAACGGACAGTACATTGTCTTTGAAGGTGAAGTGATTTACGAAAATCCGATCGCTAACAGTACGCTTGAAAAGTTAAGTGCACAGGCACACAGCAATGACCATCCGGTGGCGTTCTGTGATGAGAAAGACCTCCGGGTCAGCACGAAAGAACACGAACACGTTAAAGCCGGCATCGGTTCATTGAAACTGGACTTTGAAGTCTCGGAAGACAAAACATATTTTGAAGGTAATGATATTTACCAGTCGCTGCTGTTTTGTTCTCGAGAGGAGGAAGCGGAATATATTTCATCATACGAAGACGTGTACTTCTTAAGGTGGCATGAATTCTGTATAGACGTAATTCCGCGCGGCGGATCAAAAGCAGAAGGCATTAAGACGCTGCTTGATAAAATGAATATTGATATTAAAGATGTGTATGCATTCGGCGACGGTCCGAATGACGTGGAGATGCTCGAGCTAATTGAGAATAGTGTTGCAATGGGCAACGGTGTTCCCGAAGCGAAAGCGGTCAGCAGGTATGTCACTGGCCACGTTGATGAAAATGGCCTGTACGACGGGCTGAAGCAGGCCGGATTATTATAA
- a CDS encoding Dps family protein — translation MAQVKEKTQVIEALNKQLANNTVLWTKLHNYHWYVKGPNFFSLHAKFEELYDATGIYVDDIAERILTIGGEPVAKLTEVLEESSIEEGEYGIDAKQMVKQLTEDFEVLSAELNQGVKTAEDAGDDRTADMFIAMAQDIEKNNWMLKAYLGDDVK, via the coding sequence ATGGCACAAGTAAAAGAAAAAACACAAGTAATCGAGGCACTTAATAAGCAGCTTGCTAACAACACAGTATTATGGACTAAACTTCATAACTATCACTGGTACGTTAAAGGACCTAACTTCTTCTCATTACACGCTAAATTTGAAGAATTATACGATGCAACAGGCATCTACGTAGATGACATTGCAGAAAGAATTTTAACAATCGGCGGCGAACCGGTTGCGAAGCTTACTGAAGTACTTGAGGAATCAAGTATCGAAGAAGGCGAATACGGCATTGATGCAAAACAAATGGTTAAACAGTTAACTGAAGACTTTGAAGTCCTCTCAGCAGAACTGAACCAGGGCGTTAAAACAGCAGAAGACGCTGGCGACGACCGTACAGCAGATATGTTCATCGCAATGGCACAGGATATTGAGAAAAATAACTGGATGCTTAAAGCATATTTAGGTGACGACGTTAAATAA
- a CDS encoding CorA family divalent cation transporter gives MSLEIQYITKDNQIQAADGRDTVPYDVTFTWYDYNSFDDKEALLSDFELDRGRLEDEATKRYRPQYYNFDDYQLLICHVINSETFEAHAVNIFVMQDIIITYHDGVLDDFIDIAEIIKHKHEDLEIDIALHILHQTVEQYFDIVHNIEDDVILFEEKHGSEKKGDDITSKMFDVRKEIFRVKRVIIPMEELVEKFKEQDDLFNSKRSESILSKIDSKIDRQKLIIKFSEEMIDEMKDNYISYNTYRMNKIINVLTIISAIFLPLTLISGIYGMNFKNMPELDWAAGYYITLGVMLLISVGMISYFKYKRWM, from the coding sequence GTGAGTCTTGAAATTCAGTACATAACAAAAGACAATCAGATACAAGCCGCAGACGGACGGGATACGGTGCCGTACGATGTCACTTTTACCTGGTACGACTACAACAGTTTCGATGATAAGGAAGCACTGTTGTCCGACTTTGAACTCGATAGAGGCAGACTGGAGGACGAGGCGACAAAACGGTACCGTCCGCAATATTATAATTTTGACGACTACCAGCTTTTAATATGCCATGTCATAAACAGCGAGACGTTCGAAGCTCATGCGGTTAATATATTCGTTATGCAGGATATTATTATTACGTATCACGACGGTGTGCTCGATGATTTTATCGATATTGCTGAAATTATTAAACATAAACATGAAGACCTGGAAATAGATATTGCACTTCACATACTGCACCAGACGGTGGAACAGTATTTTGATATTGTTCACAACATTGAAGATGATGTGATTCTGTTTGAGGAAAAACACGGCAGCGAGAAAAAGGGCGATGATATCACGTCGAAAATGTTCGATGTGAGAAAAGAAATCTTCCGCGTGAAGCGTGTAATTATTCCGATGGAGGAACTCGTTGAGAAATTTAAAGAACAGGATGATCTGTTTAACAGCAAACGGAGCGAATCGATACTAAGTAAAATTGACTCGAAGATTGACCGTCAGAAACTGATTATCAAATTCTCAGAAGAAATGATTGATGAAATGAAAGATAATTATATTTCATACAACACTTATCGCATGAATAAAATCATTAACGTGCTGACAATTATTTCCGCAATATTTCTTCCGCTGACACTGATTAGCGGTATTTACGGTATGAACTTTAAAAACATGCCGGAGCTGGACTGGGCAGCAGGATACTATATAACGCTCGGTGTTATGCTGCTGATCAGTGTGGGCATGATTAGTTACTTTAAATATAAGAGGTGGATGTAA
- a CDS encoding ribonuclease H1 domain-containing protein, producing the protein MAKFYAVRKGHRPGIYNTWAACEKAVKGFSGAEFKSFKTKAEADNFMNNLKDGNKKIPEGELVSYVDGSYDKRVNKAGFGAVFIVDDKVIHTAAKSTPVDPENNLWNVSAEIGGILYAVNWAIEEGYKDIHVHYDYAGLEKWYTGEWQAKNAVTQQYAREMNDYKKHINIHFYKVAAHTGVKYNEMADELAKQGINN; encoded by the coding sequence ATGGCGAAATTCTACGCGGTAAGAAAAGGCCATCGTCCCGGCATATACAATACGTGGGCAGCATGTGAAAAAGCAGTGAAGGGATTCAGCGGTGCTGAGTTCAAATCTTTTAAAACGAAAGCCGAAGCGGATAACTTTATGAACAACCTTAAAGACGGGAATAAGAAAATCCCTGAAGGGGAACTTGTCAGCTATGTCGACGGAAGCTATGACAAGCGAGTAAACAAAGCGGGCTTCGGTGCTGTGTTTATCGTTGATGATAAAGTGATTCACACCGCTGCGAAAAGCACACCGGTCGATCCGGAAAACAATCTTTGGAACGTGTCGGCGGAAATCGGCGGCATTTTATACGCGGTAAACTGGGCGATCGAAGAAGGGTATAAAGATATCCATGTGCACTACGACTATGCGGGTCTTGAAAAATGGTACACTGGAGAATGGCAGGCGAAGAACGCTGTCACACAGCAGTACGCCAGAGAAATGAATGACTATAAGAAGCACATTAATATACACTTTTATAAAGTCGCTGCACATACCGGCGTTAAGTATAACGAAATGGCGGATGAGCTGGCAAAACAGGGAATCAATAACTAG
- a CDS encoding PucR family transcriptional regulator has product MHYTVKELLTLDELRNAEYIGTKQSLAKNIKGITVIDSPDISLWLDGGETILTSFFPVKDLNDEEMKTWMHELADKKISALIVKLRTEFTSIPKPVLEVCGERNIPIILLPTAVPFIDIIYKVTRKIFNQDVEKLEYFREIHHRFTALSIQNVTDEVIIETLESLIGNPVTIYNELFKVIATTDNEVELFYESDKFQIEENIKHTIFPIYRRFVIYPKLQDRECEQIMIPITTVNQTKVMLVISAVHSGFSDFDFIAIENAATALSLNLAKKIAISEVEKKYKNEIIDDLLSGKIKHEDDIAERAENIKFDLNSRSAVVVFTLKFKDKKVSSDTRERYYNILINNIDYYLKNAIIRERFNQVIVIWPVHSGQSNKKKEMNTIKRSLGYVINKFEGAVSDAKVYTGIGSIADTVHDLPKSHKEAQEVLDVNEMSYEHNPVLSFEELGIYRLLYQFKHDNNKLKEFIPQSLQRLLDYNKTNREQLIETLEMYLQCQQNVSRSADRLFVHYKTVSYRLDKIREITQMDYEDANEMLSVQVGLKILEIMRKEQ; this is encoded by the coding sequence ATGCACTATACAGTTAAGGAATTACTGACACTGGATGAACTCCGGAATGCAGAGTATATCGGGACGAAACAGAGTCTCGCAAAAAACATAAAAGGTATCACCGTCATTGATTCGCCGGACATCTCGCTCTGGCTGGACGGCGGGGAAACGATTCTGACAAGTTTCTTCCCCGTTAAAGATTTAAACGATGAAGAGATGAAGACGTGGATGCACGAGCTTGCCGATAAGAAAATCAGCGCTCTGATCGTAAAACTGAGGACGGAGTTTACAAGTATCCCAAAACCCGTGCTCGAAGTGTGCGGGGAACGCAATATCCCAATTATTTTGCTGCCGACAGCTGTACCATTTATCGACATTATTTACAAAGTAACGCGCAAAATCTTTAACCAGGACGTTGAGAAACTGGAATACTTCAGGGAAATTCACCACCGTTTTACAGCACTGTCGATTCAAAACGTTACGGATGAAGTGATTATCGAAACGCTCGAATCGCTGATCGGCAACCCGGTCACGATTTATAACGAGCTGTTCAAAGTCATCGCGACGACAGATAACGAAGTGGAGCTGTTTTACGAATCCGACAAGTTCCAGATTGAGGAGAATATTAAGCACACGATATTCCCGATTTACCGCCGTTTCGTAATTTACCCGAAACTTCAGGACCGTGAATGCGAGCAGATTATGATTCCGATTACGACAGTCAATCAGACGAAAGTAATGCTCGTCATCAGTGCCGTTCATTCCGGCTTCAGCGACTTTGATTTTATCGCTATAGAAAACGCAGCGACAGCGCTGTCGTTAAACCTTGCGAAGAAAATTGCGATTTCAGAAGTGGAGAAAAAATACAAAAACGAGATTATCGATGATCTGCTGTCGGGTAAAATTAAACATGAAGACGACATCGCTGAACGTGCGGAAAACATTAAGTTCGACCTGAACAGCCGCTCGGCCGTCGTCGTATTTACACTCAAATTTAAAGACAAAAAAGTAAGCAGTGATACACGGGAACGTTATTACAACATTTTAATCAACAACATCGATTATTACTTAAAAAATGCGATTATACGTGAACGTTTTAATCAGGTTATCGTGATATGGCCGGTGCACTCGGGACAGAGTAACAAAAAGAAGGAAATGAATACCATTAAACGGTCGCTCGGATACGTTATTAACAAATTCGAAGGCGCTGTGAGTGATGCTAAAGTATACACAGGTATCGGGTCCATTGCGGATACGGTGCACGACCTGCCGAAAAGCCACAAAGAAGCGCAGGAAGTGCTCGATGTTAATGAAATGTCCTACGAGCACAACCCGGTTTTAAGCTTCGAGGAACTCGGCATCTACAGACTGCTTTATCAGTTTAAGCACGACAACAACAAGCTTAAGGAATTTATCCCGCAAAGCCTTCAGAGATTGCTGGATTATAATAAGACAAACAGGGAACAGTTGATTGAGACGCTGGAAATGTACCTGCAGTGCCAGCAAAATGTATCGCGCTCGGCGGACAGGTTATTCGTCCATTACAAGACCGTCTCATACCGCCTCGATAAGATCAGGGAAATTACCCAGATGGATTACGAAGATGCGAACGAAATGCTGTCAGTACAAGTCGGATTGAAGATACTCGAAATTATGAGAAAAGAGCAGTAA
- a CDS encoding DUF3219 family protein, giving the protein MAMDIIVLDDLTLEVKELRRDEEEGTVYIEFDVTSEDYHNLSEHLYKEEFLVRLPGNNNEEFNAKIINYSTSIDNLYEEDNVGEYHITLKEEK; this is encoded by the coding sequence ATGGCAATGGACATTATAGTTTTAGACGATTTAACTCTTGAAGTGAAAGAGTTAAGAAGAGATGAAGAAGAAGGTACGGTGTATATTGAATTCGATGTGACAAGTGAAGATTACCACAATTTATCGGAACACCTGTACAAAGAGGAGTTTCTTGTAAGACTTCCGGGAAATAATAACGAGGAATTCAATGCAAAAATTATAAACTACTCAACTTCGATTGATAACCTGTACGAAGAGGACAACGTAGGGGAATATCACATCACTCTGAAAGAAGAAAAATAA
- a CDS encoding YhgE/Pip domain-containing protein, which yields MFSDIKQLLKNPFLIISLLAISTIPALYTAIFLGSMWDPYNQLDEIQISVVNEDEGAELNGEPLNVGERIENELAENEEFDWQFTDSETAQHNLETGSSYAIIHIADNVSEQATTLLDDEPELISIDVTTNPGFNFVGSMMGTQGGAGVADAISTTVGETYTATLMDTLSEVASSTDDIESALFEMHQGAGELRESNEALQTGIDQAAPALGPAGAELTEGNTEITAGIQSLEENLAALEQKVAEGSAPMDEYSFTEHNAESIVSPVEVNESEITDMNNYGQSFAPFIIAVSLFVGAVAFSVIFPINRSSENYKNSLAMSVSKLIIISLQAVISTAIVASVVQFIFDFPISEPVKFYGIMILWAFSALLFVTLLVSLFGNIGKFITIILLIIQLSASAGTFPIETAGTLYQFVHPILPMSYVIAAMREAIFSFEGTLSYGDAMIYTIAITVGSVILLQLINFLKFQFSSFEGLIRKLSRIQY from the coding sequence ATGTTCAGTGATATTAAACAGCTCTTGAAAAACCCGTTCCTGATTATTTCCCTGCTGGCAATTTCAACAATTCCGGCATTGTACACGGCAATCTTTCTCGGCTCGATGTGGGATCCCTACAATCAGCTCGATGAAATACAGATCAGCGTCGTTAATGAAGACGAAGGCGCCGAACTCAACGGCGAACCGCTGAATGTCGGAGAACGTATAGAAAATGAACTTGCGGAAAACGAAGAGTTCGACTGGCAGTTTACAGACTCAGAAACTGCACAGCACAATTTGGAAACCGGGTCATCCTACGCAATTATACATATTGCAGATAATGTGTCCGAACAGGCGACAACACTGCTCGATGACGAACCCGAGCTGATTTCAATCGACGTCACAACCAATCCCGGCTTTAACTTTGTCGGCAGTATGATGGGTACCCAGGGCGGTGCCGGTGTCGCCGATGCGATTTCAACAACTGTCGGTGAGACATACACGGCGACATTGATGGATACTTTATCCGAAGTGGCATCATCGACAGACGATATCGAAAGTGCGCTTTTTGAAATGCACCAGGGTGCCGGTGAACTCCGTGAAAGCAACGAAGCACTGCAGACAGGAATCGATCAGGCAGCACCCGCACTTGGGCCGGCAGGTGCCGAGCTGACAGAAGGCAATACAGAAATCACTGCCGGTATCCAGTCACTCGAAGAAAACCTCGCAGCACTTGAACAGAAAGTCGCTGAAGGTTCCGCACCGATGGATGAGTATTCATTTACGGAACACAACGCTGAATCGATTGTCAGTCCGGTGGAAGTAAATGAAAGTGAGATTACGGATATGAACAACTACGGCCAGAGCTTCGCACCGTTCATTATCGCGGTCAGCCTGTTCGTCGGCGCAGTTGCATTCAGCGTAATCTTCCCAATTAACCGAAGTTCCGAAAACTATAAAAATTCACTCGCTATGTCGGTCAGTAAACTGATTATTATTTCGCTGCAGGCCGTCATATCAACTGCCATCGTCGCATCGGTCGTCCAATTTATATTCGACTTCCCAATCAGCGAGCCCGTTAAATTTTACGGCATCATGATACTGTGGGCATTCTCGGCACTGCTGTTTGTCACACTGCTCGTATCACTGTTTGGAAACATCGGTAAATTCATCACGATTATACTGTTGATTATCCAGTTGTCGGCAAGCGCCGGGACATTCCCGATAGAAACAGCCGGCACACTTTATCAATTCGTTCATCCGATTCTGCCGATGAGTTATGTCATCGCAGCGATGCGCGAAGCGATATTCAGTTTCGAAGGCACTTTATCGTACGGCGATGCAATGATATATACGATCGCAATTACAGTCGGAAGCGTCATTCTTCTGCAGCTGATAAACTTCCTGAAATTCCAGTTCAGTTCATTTGAAGGATTAATCCGGAAACTCAGCAGAATTCAGTATTGA
- a CDS encoding iron chaperone, whose product MTEDVFKPYVEKIEYEAGREKVREVYRWIESEFPELKREVKWSTPLYSHHGTFIVGVKPAKKHFSINHEPKGIEVFSSKIKHAGYSHEKMTYKIKYSDEVDYGLLKEIIEYNIEDKKDAGKFWR is encoded by the coding sequence ATGACAGAAGATGTCTTTAAACCTTATGTTGAGAAAATTGAATACGAAGCAGGCAGGGAGAAAGTCCGTGAAGTATACCGGTGGATAGAGTCGGAGTTTCCCGAACTGAAACGCGAAGTTAAATGGAGTACACCGCTGTACTCGCATCATGGAACATTTATTGTCGGAGTGAAACCTGCAAAGAAACACTTTTCAATTAATCACGAGCCAAAAGGAATTGAAGTGTTCAGCAGTAAAATTAAACATGCCGGCTACTCACATGAAAAGATGACATATAAAATTAAATACAGCGATGAAGTGGACTACGGGCTGTTAAAAGAAATCATTGAGTATAATATAGAAGACAAGAAAGACGCCGGTAAATTCTGGCGGTAA